A section of the Bombus terrestris chromosome 2, iyBomTerr1.2, whole genome shotgun sequence genome encodes:
- the LOC100646857 gene encoding tricalbin-1 isoform X1 has protein sequence MQLLSSFMTRHLTRGTSLKKGKREITRGGNCSGFIGGPPKAINDTIRYGTIPGDANMIPEDTAPDEDFALAITQKSQRDVEAIRGALYLGVAFAIAWVIGAADLSIAWLMLVLALASTILKTRMSRFLESTVQHELARLRRKRTLYKDETAEWLSLLLNKWWRFSATSIFSLAKERLEPLLNEAKPGILGPLELRELTFGEQTPCITRIRMVDYANNDDDCQTRQMKLSIEADLRLDCEQFRMLITTRLFGKGVGMDIDLAVEKLSLSGTILATLTLDSMAPFPHATSLSVSFLEKPDVWFSVRILRAVQMMELPLIKTWIHAVVTDALANWIVDPGHLEMNLRAQERPGPRFDSLTNSIPQGVLTIVLSQNGCSAPIIADEVRWLVVTLGDQRRIATLLNSTWNENISFLMNVLDNEKVSIKLKAKRLVSTVTLAQFELALGAYNWDNSQIIETVLQPKKPSRTSANIPNINARLEYTALPKLDPDLPQPELIEDNSYLSGVLVVYIHSAENLNSGNSHCNPYCILFNNRKKVKTTHYIRSTTSPCWESRAQFLVQDYTQVSLSFVVYSWNISKSIDGDMLGLAILSLSQENIWTVRKELILSGSNITSTMTVSVLFYPVKSIQQIITSRRSSLTFPISDEEPKSKRNSLPWMQQAKLLLTHKDIDPASSDVSSLLSTGSGLMEVTLIRAKDLVAKDLNGFSDPFCELKLNNETKYKSSIKKKTLNPCWDESSIMGLPRIGETLDVVLWDHDTFGMRDYLGKVSLTLDDIRKLSSSDQSHWLVLRETKTGSVELKIKVLSEECESQSTYAASNISESSTQLNIESSETASNIIRRPSMEKSKMRLHLDVVPPPPPPRTITLLKPIISSQSDKASIGSKDSNEMNGTENSWVPSVVTESITDVIDETDTSKLRERPSPHNSLTPSPEQNFGKKLPQYNSFRVMKQKVKRGLKLRRFRSEVNIEDKNESKGVTLSLEPRGGGEADATELLQGSGLAHAISQPDMLGRIRQPSPRLRLRPNELKVVNGTKEKYSGIEGKVLQAQGLHVAHIAQLYCRIKLQICTSPDKITSSTNSGKTLAKSRLLPAMPNPQFSIDFHIESDNVPRQSLLIFEIRSASKELLASRRITLHELLGVSAATDEIHTWLALNNGASLEVQMVHGRELKSKSTKKLFRSWSVHRIGKI, from the exons ggAAACGTGAAATTACTAGAGGCGGTAATTGTTCAGGTTTCATAGGAGGTCCACCCAAAGCGATTAACGATACCATTCGATACGGTACTATACCTGGGGATGCCAATATGATCCCTGAGGATACTGCACCCGACGAAGATTTCGCTTTAGCTATTACTCAAAAATCTCAG aGAGATGTAGAAGCCATTCGTGGTGCTTTATACCTTGGTGTGGCTTTTGCGATTGCGTGGGTGATAGGTGCAGCAGATTTATCAATAGCATGGTTAATGTTAGTGCTAGCACTAGCATCGACAATACTTAAAACAAGGATGTCCCGTTTTCTTGAATCGACCGTTCAACACGAATTAGCCAGGCTACGTCGAAAAAGAACTTTGTACAAGGATGAAACTGCTGAATGGCTAAGTTTACTTCTGAATAAATG GTGGAGATTTAGCGCTACCAGTATATTTTCTTTAGCAAAGGAAAGACTGGAACCTCTTCTAAATGAAGCCAAGCCTGGAATACTTG GACCACTGGAATTAAGAGAGCTCACATTTGGCGAGCAAACCCCATGTATCACACGCATAAGAATGGTAGATTATGCGAACAACGATGACGATTGTCAAACAAGACAAATGAAATTGTCAATCGAAGCTGACTTACGCCTCGATTGCGAGCAATTTCGTATGCTCATCACAACAAGACTATTTGGAAAAGG GGTTGGCATGGACATCGATCTGGCCGTGGAGAAACTGTCTCTCTCGGGTACCATTCTTGCCACCCTAACTCTTGATTCCATGGCACCGTTTCCTCACGCAACATCTTTAAGCGTGAGCTTCTTAGAGAAACCGGATGTTTGGTTCAGCGTGAGAATCTTGCGAGCAGTACAAATGATGGAATTACCTTTAATTAAGACGTGGATTCATGCGGTGGTCACGGACGCTTTAGCTAATTGGATTGTCGATCCGGGTCACTTAGAAATGAATCTGAGAGCTCAAGAACGACCTGGACCCAGATTCGATTCACTAACTAATTCTATACCACAAGGAGTGCTTACCATTGTTTTGTCTCAAAATGGATGTTCAG CTCCCATCATCGCGGACGAAGTGAGATGGCTCGTGGTAACATTAGGAGATCAAAGACGAATCGCAACTCTTTTGAATTCCACGTGGAACGAGAACATATCTTTCTTAATGAATGTCTTGGATAACGAGAAAGTCTCTATCAAATTAAAAGCAAAACGACTTGTCAGCACCGTCACACTGGCTCAGTTCGAACTCGCGCTCGGAGCATATAATTGGGATAACTCACAAAT TATCGAAACCGTATTACAACCAAAGAAACCGTCCCGGACCAGTGCTAACATTCCAAACATCAACGCCCGATTAGAATATACTGCGCTACCAAAACTGGATCCAGATTTGCCACAACCGGAATTGATAGAAGATAATTCATACTTGTCAG GAGTACTTGTCGTTTATATTCATTCAGCGGAAAATCTAAATAGTGGCAATTCCCACTGTAATCcttattgtatattattcaACAATCGTAAAAAG GTAAAAACAACGCATTACATTCGAAGCACTACATCGCCGTGTTGGGAATCGAGAGCACAATTTCTTGTTCAAGATTATACTCAAGTGTCTCTAAGTTTTGTCGTATACTCTTGGAATATATCCAAATCGATTGATGGTGATATGCTTGGACTCGCTATATTATCTTTATCTCAA GAAAATATATGGACAGTTAGAAAAGAATTGATCCTCAGTGGATCGAACATTACGTCAACAATGACCGTTTCTGTATTATTCTATCCTGTTAAAAGTATACAGCAAATAATCACCAGCCGAAGAAGTAGTTTGACTTTTCCAATATCAGACGAGGAGCCAAAATCTAAAAGAAACAGTCTACCGTGGATGCAACAGGCA aaattattattaactcACAAGGATATAGATCCCGCCTCATCGGATGTATCCAGTTTACTTTCCACTGGAAGTGGACTAATGGAAGTGACACTAATACGCGCGAAAGATCTTGTTGCGAAAGATCTAAATGGTTTCAGCGACCCTTTCTGTGAACTGAAACTAAATAATGAAACAAAGTATAAAAGCAGCATAAAGAAGAAAACACTGAATCCTTGCTGGGATGAAAGTTCCATCATGGGTTTGCCCAGAATCGGCGAAACTTTGGATGTC gTATTATGGGATCATGATACTTTTGGTATGAGGGATTATCTCGGAAAAGTATCATTGACTCTCGATGACATTAGAAAATTATCAAGCAGCGATCAGTCCCATTGGTTGGTGTTAAGGGAAACCAAAACGGGATCTGTAGAGTTGAAAATTAAAGTTTTATCCGAAGAATGCGAG TCTCAAAGCACATATGCAGCCAGCAATATCAGCGAAAGTTCAACccaattaaatattgaaagttcTGAAACGGCGTCAAACATTATAAGAAGACCTTCGATGGAAAAGTCAAAAATGAGATTGCATTTAGACGTTGTACCACCACCGCCGCCCCCGCGTACAATTACCTTGTTAAAACCAATTATTTCTAGTCAATCCG acAAAGCTAGTATTGGAAGTAAAGACTCCAACGAAATGAATGGAACCGAGAATTCGTGGGTACCTAGTGTTGTCACAGAATCCATAACGGATGTAATTGATGAAACTGACACGTCAAAGTTAAGAGAGCGACCATCTCCTCACAACAGTTTAACCCCAAGTCCAGAACAGAATTTCGGCAAAAAATTACCACAGTATAACAGTTTTCGCGTTATGAAACAAAAG GTGAAAAGAGGATTAAAACTTCGTAGATTTCGTTCTGAAGTAAATATAGAGGACAAAAATGAGTCAAAAGGCGTAACATTGAGTTTGGAACCTAGAGGTGGAGGAGAAGCTGATGCTACAGAACTTTTACAAGGATCTGGTTTAGCGCATGCTATATCACAACCTGATATGCTTGGCAGAATAAGACAACCTAGTCCGCGTTTAAGATTAAGACCAAATG AGTTAAAAGTTGTCAATGGCACTAAAGAAAAATACTCGGGAATAGAAGGAAAAGTTTTACAAGCTCAAGGTCTTCATGTCGCACATATTGCTCAACTATATTGTCGGATAAAGCTTCAAAT atgtaccAGTCCCGATAAGATTACATCTTCGACAAATAGTGGTAAAACATTAGCGAAATCTCGACTTTTACCTGCAATGCCTAACCCACAGTTCAGTATAGACTTTCACATAGAAAGTGATAATGTTCCCAGGCAGTCCTTGTTAATATTTGAGATCAGAAGTGCTAGTAAAGAATTATTAGCTAGCCGGCGTATCACTCTTCATGAATTATTAG
- the LOC100646857 gene encoding tricalbin-1 isoform X2, whose product MQLLSSFMTRHLTRGTSLKKGKREITRGGNCSGFIGGPPKAINDTIRYGTIPGDANMIPEDTAPDEDFALAITQKSQRDVEAIRGALYLGVAFAIAWVIGAADLSIAWLMLVLALASTILKTRMSRFLESTVQHELARLRRKRTLYKDETAEWLSLLLNKWWRFSATSIFSLAKERLEPLLNEAKPGILGPLELRELTFGEQTPCITRIRMVDYANNDDDCQTRQMKLSIEADLRLDCEQFRMLITTRLFGKGVGMDIDLAVEKLSLSGTILATLTLDSMAPFPHATSLSVSFLEKPDVWFSVRILRAVQMMELPLIKTWIHAVVTDALANWIVDPGHLEMNLRAQERPGPRFDSLTNSIPQGVLTIVLSQNGCSAPIIADEVRWLVVTLGDQRRIATLLNSTWNENISFLMNVLDNEKVSIKLKAKRLVSTVTLAQFELALGAYNWDNSQIIETVLQPKKPSRTSANIPNINARLEYTALPKLDPDLPQPELIEDNSYLSGVLVVYIHSAENLNSGNSHCNPYCILFNNRKKVKTTHYIRSTTSPCWESRAQFLVQDYTQVSLSFVVYSWNISKSIDGDMLGLAILSLSQENIWTVRKELILSGSNITSTMTVSVLFYPVKSIQQIITSRRSSLTFPISDEEPKSKRNSLPWMQQADIDPASSDVSSLLSTGSGLMEVTLIRAKDLVAKDLNGFSDPFCELKLNNETKYKSSIKKKTLNPCWDESSIMGLPRIGETLDVVLWDHDTFGMRDYLGKVSLTLDDIRKLSSSDQSHWLVLRETKTGSVELKIKVLSEECESQSTYAASNISESSTQLNIESSETASNIIRRPSMEKSKMRLHLDVVPPPPPPRTITLLKPIISSQSDKASIGSKDSNEMNGTENSWVPSVVTESITDVIDETDTSKLRERPSPHNSLTPSPEQNFGKKLPQYNSFRVMKQKVKRGLKLRRFRSEVNIEDKNESKGVTLSLEPRGGGEADATELLQGSGLAHAISQPDMLGRIRQPSPRLRLRPNELKVVNGTKEKYSGIEGKVLQAQGLHVAHIAQLYCRIKLQICTSPDKITSSTNSGKTLAKSRLLPAMPNPQFSIDFHIESDNVPRQSLLIFEIRSASKELLASRRITLHELLGVSAATDEIHTWLALNNGASLEVQMVHGRELKSKSTKKLFRSWSVHRIGKI is encoded by the exons ggAAACGTGAAATTACTAGAGGCGGTAATTGTTCAGGTTTCATAGGAGGTCCACCCAAAGCGATTAACGATACCATTCGATACGGTACTATACCTGGGGATGCCAATATGATCCCTGAGGATACTGCACCCGACGAAGATTTCGCTTTAGCTATTACTCAAAAATCTCAG aGAGATGTAGAAGCCATTCGTGGTGCTTTATACCTTGGTGTGGCTTTTGCGATTGCGTGGGTGATAGGTGCAGCAGATTTATCAATAGCATGGTTAATGTTAGTGCTAGCACTAGCATCGACAATACTTAAAACAAGGATGTCCCGTTTTCTTGAATCGACCGTTCAACACGAATTAGCCAGGCTACGTCGAAAAAGAACTTTGTACAAGGATGAAACTGCTGAATGGCTAAGTTTACTTCTGAATAAATG GTGGAGATTTAGCGCTACCAGTATATTTTCTTTAGCAAAGGAAAGACTGGAACCTCTTCTAAATGAAGCCAAGCCTGGAATACTTG GACCACTGGAATTAAGAGAGCTCACATTTGGCGAGCAAACCCCATGTATCACACGCATAAGAATGGTAGATTATGCGAACAACGATGACGATTGTCAAACAAGACAAATGAAATTGTCAATCGAAGCTGACTTACGCCTCGATTGCGAGCAATTTCGTATGCTCATCACAACAAGACTATTTGGAAAAGG GGTTGGCATGGACATCGATCTGGCCGTGGAGAAACTGTCTCTCTCGGGTACCATTCTTGCCACCCTAACTCTTGATTCCATGGCACCGTTTCCTCACGCAACATCTTTAAGCGTGAGCTTCTTAGAGAAACCGGATGTTTGGTTCAGCGTGAGAATCTTGCGAGCAGTACAAATGATGGAATTACCTTTAATTAAGACGTGGATTCATGCGGTGGTCACGGACGCTTTAGCTAATTGGATTGTCGATCCGGGTCACTTAGAAATGAATCTGAGAGCTCAAGAACGACCTGGACCCAGATTCGATTCACTAACTAATTCTATACCACAAGGAGTGCTTACCATTGTTTTGTCTCAAAATGGATGTTCAG CTCCCATCATCGCGGACGAAGTGAGATGGCTCGTGGTAACATTAGGAGATCAAAGACGAATCGCAACTCTTTTGAATTCCACGTGGAACGAGAACATATCTTTCTTAATGAATGTCTTGGATAACGAGAAAGTCTCTATCAAATTAAAAGCAAAACGACTTGTCAGCACCGTCACACTGGCTCAGTTCGAACTCGCGCTCGGAGCATATAATTGGGATAACTCACAAAT TATCGAAACCGTATTACAACCAAAGAAACCGTCCCGGACCAGTGCTAACATTCCAAACATCAACGCCCGATTAGAATATACTGCGCTACCAAAACTGGATCCAGATTTGCCACAACCGGAATTGATAGAAGATAATTCATACTTGTCAG GAGTACTTGTCGTTTATATTCATTCAGCGGAAAATCTAAATAGTGGCAATTCCCACTGTAATCcttattgtatattattcaACAATCGTAAAAAG GTAAAAACAACGCATTACATTCGAAGCACTACATCGCCGTGTTGGGAATCGAGAGCACAATTTCTTGTTCAAGATTATACTCAAGTGTCTCTAAGTTTTGTCGTATACTCTTGGAATATATCCAAATCGATTGATGGTGATATGCTTGGACTCGCTATATTATCTTTATCTCAA GAAAATATATGGACAGTTAGAAAAGAATTGATCCTCAGTGGATCGAACATTACGTCAACAATGACCGTTTCTGTATTATTCTATCCTGTTAAAAGTATACAGCAAATAATCACCAGCCGAAGAAGTAGTTTGACTTTTCCAATATCAGACGAGGAGCCAAAATCTAAAAGAAACAGTCTACCGTGGATGCAACAGGCA GATATAGATCCCGCCTCATCGGATGTATCCAGTTTACTTTCCACTGGAAGTGGACTAATGGAAGTGACACTAATACGCGCGAAAGATCTTGTTGCGAAAGATCTAAATGGTTTCAGCGACCCTTTCTGTGAACTGAAACTAAATAATGAAACAAAGTATAAAAGCAGCATAAAGAAGAAAACACTGAATCCTTGCTGGGATGAAAGTTCCATCATGGGTTTGCCCAGAATCGGCGAAACTTTGGATGTC gTATTATGGGATCATGATACTTTTGGTATGAGGGATTATCTCGGAAAAGTATCATTGACTCTCGATGACATTAGAAAATTATCAAGCAGCGATCAGTCCCATTGGTTGGTGTTAAGGGAAACCAAAACGGGATCTGTAGAGTTGAAAATTAAAGTTTTATCCGAAGAATGCGAG TCTCAAAGCACATATGCAGCCAGCAATATCAGCGAAAGTTCAACccaattaaatattgaaagttcTGAAACGGCGTCAAACATTATAAGAAGACCTTCGATGGAAAAGTCAAAAATGAGATTGCATTTAGACGTTGTACCACCACCGCCGCCCCCGCGTACAATTACCTTGTTAAAACCAATTATTTCTAGTCAATCCG acAAAGCTAGTATTGGAAGTAAAGACTCCAACGAAATGAATGGAACCGAGAATTCGTGGGTACCTAGTGTTGTCACAGAATCCATAACGGATGTAATTGATGAAACTGACACGTCAAAGTTAAGAGAGCGACCATCTCCTCACAACAGTTTAACCCCAAGTCCAGAACAGAATTTCGGCAAAAAATTACCACAGTATAACAGTTTTCGCGTTATGAAACAAAAG GTGAAAAGAGGATTAAAACTTCGTAGATTTCGTTCTGAAGTAAATATAGAGGACAAAAATGAGTCAAAAGGCGTAACATTGAGTTTGGAACCTAGAGGTGGAGGAGAAGCTGATGCTACAGAACTTTTACAAGGATCTGGTTTAGCGCATGCTATATCACAACCTGATATGCTTGGCAGAATAAGACAACCTAGTCCGCGTTTAAGATTAAGACCAAATG AGTTAAAAGTTGTCAATGGCACTAAAGAAAAATACTCGGGAATAGAAGGAAAAGTTTTACAAGCTCAAGGTCTTCATGTCGCACATATTGCTCAACTATATTGTCGGATAAAGCTTCAAAT atgtaccAGTCCCGATAAGATTACATCTTCGACAAATAGTGGTAAAACATTAGCGAAATCTCGACTTTTACCTGCAATGCCTAACCCACAGTTCAGTATAGACTTTCACATAGAAAGTGATAATGTTCCCAGGCAGTCCTTGTTAATATTTGAGATCAGAAGTGCTAGTAAAGAATTATTAGCTAGCCGGCGTATCACTCTTCATGAATTATTAG
- the LOC100646857 gene encoding tricalbin-1 isoform X3, which produces MIPEDTAPDEDFALAITQKSQRDVEAIRGALYLGVAFAIAWVIGAADLSIAWLMLVLALASTILKTRMSRFLESTVQHELARLRRKRTLYKDETAEWLSLLLNKWWRFSATSIFSLAKERLEPLLNEAKPGILGPLELRELTFGEQTPCITRIRMVDYANNDDDCQTRQMKLSIEADLRLDCEQFRMLITTRLFGKGVGMDIDLAVEKLSLSGTILATLTLDSMAPFPHATSLSVSFLEKPDVWFSVRILRAVQMMELPLIKTWIHAVVTDALANWIVDPGHLEMNLRAQERPGPRFDSLTNSIPQGVLTIVLSQNGCSAPIIADEVRWLVVTLGDQRRIATLLNSTWNENISFLMNVLDNEKVSIKLKAKRLVSTVTLAQFELALGAYNWDNSQIIETVLQPKKPSRTSANIPNINARLEYTALPKLDPDLPQPELIEDNSYLSGVLVVYIHSAENLNSGNSHCNPYCILFNNRKKVKTTHYIRSTTSPCWESRAQFLVQDYTQVSLSFVVYSWNISKSIDGDMLGLAILSLSQENIWTVRKELILSGSNITSTMTVSVLFYPVKSIQQIITSRRSSLTFPISDEEPKSKRNSLPWMQQAKLLLTHKDIDPASSDVSSLLSTGSGLMEVTLIRAKDLVAKDLNGFSDPFCELKLNNETKYKSSIKKKTLNPCWDESSIMGLPRIGETLDVVLWDHDTFGMRDYLGKVSLTLDDIRKLSSSDQSHWLVLRETKTGSVELKIKVLSEECESQSTYAASNISESSTQLNIESSETASNIIRRPSMEKSKMRLHLDVVPPPPPPRTITLLKPIISSQSDKASIGSKDSNEMNGTENSWVPSVVTESITDVIDETDTSKLRERPSPHNSLTPSPEQNFGKKLPQYNSFRVMKQKVKRGLKLRRFRSEVNIEDKNESKGVTLSLEPRGGGEADATELLQGSGLAHAISQPDMLGRIRQPSPRLRLRPNELKVVNGTKEKYSGIEGKVLQAQGLHVAHIAQLYCRIKLQICTSPDKITSSTNSGKTLAKSRLLPAMPNPQFSIDFHIESDNVPRQSLLIFEIRSASKELLASRRITLHELLGVSAATDEIHTWLALNNGASLEVQMVHGRELKSKSTKKLFRSWSVHRIGKI; this is translated from the exons ATGATCCCTGAGGATACTGCACCCGACGAAGATTTCGCTTTAGCTATTACTCAAAAATCTCAG aGAGATGTAGAAGCCATTCGTGGTGCTTTATACCTTGGTGTGGCTTTTGCGATTGCGTGGGTGATAGGTGCAGCAGATTTATCAATAGCATGGTTAATGTTAGTGCTAGCACTAGCATCGACAATACTTAAAACAAGGATGTCCCGTTTTCTTGAATCGACCGTTCAACACGAATTAGCCAGGCTACGTCGAAAAAGAACTTTGTACAAGGATGAAACTGCTGAATGGCTAAGTTTACTTCTGAATAAATG GTGGAGATTTAGCGCTACCAGTATATTTTCTTTAGCAAAGGAAAGACTGGAACCTCTTCTAAATGAAGCCAAGCCTGGAATACTTG GACCACTGGAATTAAGAGAGCTCACATTTGGCGAGCAAACCCCATGTATCACACGCATAAGAATGGTAGATTATGCGAACAACGATGACGATTGTCAAACAAGACAAATGAAATTGTCAATCGAAGCTGACTTACGCCTCGATTGCGAGCAATTTCGTATGCTCATCACAACAAGACTATTTGGAAAAGG GGTTGGCATGGACATCGATCTGGCCGTGGAGAAACTGTCTCTCTCGGGTACCATTCTTGCCACCCTAACTCTTGATTCCATGGCACCGTTTCCTCACGCAACATCTTTAAGCGTGAGCTTCTTAGAGAAACCGGATGTTTGGTTCAGCGTGAGAATCTTGCGAGCAGTACAAATGATGGAATTACCTTTAATTAAGACGTGGATTCATGCGGTGGTCACGGACGCTTTAGCTAATTGGATTGTCGATCCGGGTCACTTAGAAATGAATCTGAGAGCTCAAGAACGACCTGGACCCAGATTCGATTCACTAACTAATTCTATACCACAAGGAGTGCTTACCATTGTTTTGTCTCAAAATGGATGTTCAG CTCCCATCATCGCGGACGAAGTGAGATGGCTCGTGGTAACATTAGGAGATCAAAGACGAATCGCAACTCTTTTGAATTCCACGTGGAACGAGAACATATCTTTCTTAATGAATGTCTTGGATAACGAGAAAGTCTCTATCAAATTAAAAGCAAAACGACTTGTCAGCACCGTCACACTGGCTCAGTTCGAACTCGCGCTCGGAGCATATAATTGGGATAACTCACAAAT TATCGAAACCGTATTACAACCAAAGAAACCGTCCCGGACCAGTGCTAACATTCCAAACATCAACGCCCGATTAGAATATACTGCGCTACCAAAACTGGATCCAGATTTGCCACAACCGGAATTGATAGAAGATAATTCATACTTGTCAG GAGTACTTGTCGTTTATATTCATTCAGCGGAAAATCTAAATAGTGGCAATTCCCACTGTAATCcttattgtatattattcaACAATCGTAAAAAG GTAAAAACAACGCATTACATTCGAAGCACTACATCGCCGTGTTGGGAATCGAGAGCACAATTTCTTGTTCAAGATTATACTCAAGTGTCTCTAAGTTTTGTCGTATACTCTTGGAATATATCCAAATCGATTGATGGTGATATGCTTGGACTCGCTATATTATCTTTATCTCAA GAAAATATATGGACAGTTAGAAAAGAATTGATCCTCAGTGGATCGAACATTACGTCAACAATGACCGTTTCTGTATTATTCTATCCTGTTAAAAGTATACAGCAAATAATCACCAGCCGAAGAAGTAGTTTGACTTTTCCAATATCAGACGAGGAGCCAAAATCTAAAAGAAACAGTCTACCGTGGATGCAACAGGCA aaattattattaactcACAAGGATATAGATCCCGCCTCATCGGATGTATCCAGTTTACTTTCCACTGGAAGTGGACTAATGGAAGTGACACTAATACGCGCGAAAGATCTTGTTGCGAAAGATCTAAATGGTTTCAGCGACCCTTTCTGTGAACTGAAACTAAATAATGAAACAAAGTATAAAAGCAGCATAAAGAAGAAAACACTGAATCCTTGCTGGGATGAAAGTTCCATCATGGGTTTGCCCAGAATCGGCGAAACTTTGGATGTC gTATTATGGGATCATGATACTTTTGGTATGAGGGATTATCTCGGAAAAGTATCATTGACTCTCGATGACATTAGAAAATTATCAAGCAGCGATCAGTCCCATTGGTTGGTGTTAAGGGAAACCAAAACGGGATCTGTAGAGTTGAAAATTAAAGTTTTATCCGAAGAATGCGAG TCTCAAAGCACATATGCAGCCAGCAATATCAGCGAAAGTTCAACccaattaaatattgaaagttcTGAAACGGCGTCAAACATTATAAGAAGACCTTCGATGGAAAAGTCAAAAATGAGATTGCATTTAGACGTTGTACCACCACCGCCGCCCCCGCGTACAATTACCTTGTTAAAACCAATTATTTCTAGTCAATCCG acAAAGCTAGTATTGGAAGTAAAGACTCCAACGAAATGAATGGAACCGAGAATTCGTGGGTACCTAGTGTTGTCACAGAATCCATAACGGATGTAATTGATGAAACTGACACGTCAAAGTTAAGAGAGCGACCATCTCCTCACAACAGTTTAACCCCAAGTCCAGAACAGAATTTCGGCAAAAAATTACCACAGTATAACAGTTTTCGCGTTATGAAACAAAAG GTGAAAAGAGGATTAAAACTTCGTAGATTTCGTTCTGAAGTAAATATAGAGGACAAAAATGAGTCAAAAGGCGTAACATTGAGTTTGGAACCTAGAGGTGGAGGAGAAGCTGATGCTACAGAACTTTTACAAGGATCTGGTTTAGCGCATGCTATATCACAACCTGATATGCTTGGCAGAATAAGACAACCTAGTCCGCGTTTAAGATTAAGACCAAATG AGTTAAAAGTTGTCAATGGCACTAAAGAAAAATACTCGGGAATAGAAGGAAAAGTTTTACAAGCTCAAGGTCTTCATGTCGCACATATTGCTCAACTATATTGTCGGATAAAGCTTCAAAT atgtaccAGTCCCGATAAGATTACATCTTCGACAAATAGTGGTAAAACATTAGCGAAATCTCGACTTTTACCTGCAATGCCTAACCCACAGTTCAGTATAGACTTTCACATAGAAAGTGATAATGTTCCCAGGCAGTCCTTGTTAATATTTGAGATCAGAAGTGCTAGTAAAGAATTATTAGCTAGCCGGCGTATCACTCTTCATGAATTATTAG